In the Lentisphaerota bacterium genome, one interval contains:
- the trpS gene encoding tryptophan--tRNA ligase: MRILSGIQPSGKLHLGNYFGMMRPALRLQEKGEAYLFIANYHALTTVDDPEQLRQGTLDVAIDFLACGLDPSRAVFFRQSDVPEVHELAWLLSTVTPVGLLERCHSYKDKLAKGFAPSHALFAYPVLMAADILIYQSNLVPVGRDQKQHVEVTRDIAIKFNNQFGAVFTIPDPVIADEVAVVPGLDGQKMSKSYGNTIELFGDLKETRGRIMKIVTDSTPLEAPKNPDTCTIFALYKLFVCETDRDALAQLYRAGGMGYGHAKKALFEAFEATFAPFRKRRDELAADRGYVEGVLRLGAEKARAEARQTLDRARAAVGIA, encoded by the coding sequence ATGCGCATTCTTTCGGGAATTCAGCCTTCGGGCAAGTTGCATCTGGGAAATTATTTCGGCATGATGCGGCCGGCGCTGCGGTTGCAGGAAAAGGGCGAGGCCTACCTGTTCATCGCCAATTACCACGCCCTCACGACGGTGGACGATCCGGAGCAATTGCGGCAGGGGACGCTCGATGTGGCGATCGACTTCCTCGCCTGCGGGCTCGATCCGTCTCGCGCAGTCTTTTTCCGCCAAAGCGATGTGCCTGAAGTTCACGAGCTGGCCTGGCTCCTCTCCACCGTCACCCCCGTCGGTTTGCTTGAACGCTGCCATTCCTACAAAGACAAGCTTGCCAAGGGCTTTGCCCCCTCTCACGCGCTCTTCGCCTATCCGGTGCTGATGGCCGCCGACATCCTGATCTACCAGTCCAACCTCGTCCCGGTCGGCCGCGATCAGAAGCAGCATGTCGAGGTGACCCGCGACATCGCCATCAAGTTCAACAACCAGTTCGGCGCCGTCTTCACCATTCCCGACCCTGTGATTGCCGACGAGGTCGCCGTTGTGCCCGGCCTGGACGGACAGAAGATGTCTAAAAGCTACGGCAATACGATCGAGCTGTTCGGCGACCTCAAGGAAACCCGGGGCCGGATCATGAAGATTGTCACCGACAGCACGCCGCTGGAGGCGCCCAAAAATCCAGACACCTGCACAATCTTCGCCCTTTACAAGCTCTTTGTGTGCGAGACGGATCGCGACGCTCTGGCGCAGCTTTACCGCGCGGGCGGCATGGGCTATGGTCATGCCAAGAAGGCGCTGTTCGAGGCGTTCGAGGCGACGTTCGCCCCGTTTCGCAAACGGCGCGACGAACTGGCCGCTGATCGCGGCTACGTCGAGGGGGTGCTCCGCCTCGGCGCCGAAAAAGCGCGTGCCGAGGCGCGTCAGACACTTGACCGCGCCCGCGCCGCCGTAGGAATTGCGTAG
- a CDS encoding inositol monophosphatase, which translates to SVAAQVNGRSVAGAVFAPEFGWLFEASSDGPSLCNGVRLRVSTLSEPHLSLIHTGADKADLGEHSFRFMRAVAALAQRARITGAAALDLCLVASGKAEAYFEPGVYIWDIAAAGLIVERAGGVCDVLREYGSYRLAVLASNGLIQRRVRDALLPLFT; encoded by the coding sequence CTCGGTCGCCGCGCAAGTGAATGGACGTTCCGTTGCAGGCGCGGTCTTCGCCCCCGAGTTCGGATGGCTCTTCGAAGCCTCCTCCGACGGCCCGTCCCTGTGCAATGGCGTGCGCCTGCGCGTCTCCACCCTCTCCGAGCCGCATCTGTCGCTCATTCATACCGGAGCCGACAAAGCCGATCTCGGCGAACACTCGTTCCGTTTCATGCGCGCCGTCGCCGCCCTCGCCCAGCGCGCGCGAATCACCGGCGCTGCGGCCCTCGACCTGTGTCTCGTTGCCTCCGGTAAGGCCGAAGCCTATTTCGAACCGGGTGTCTACATCTGGGACATCGCCGCTGCGGGATTGATCGTTGAGCGGGCCGGCGGGGTCTGCGACGTGCTCCGTGAATACGGATCGTATCGCCTGGCCGTGCTCGCCTCCAACGGACTCATTCAACGCCGCGTCCGTGACGCCCTGCTACCGCTCTTTACCTAG